A DNA window from Gillisia sp. Hel1_33_143 contains the following coding sequences:
- the fmt gene encoding methionyl-tRNA formyltransferase, protein MKDLRIIFMGTPEFAVSTLKEIIEHKFNVVGVITAPDRPAGRGRKLQESAVKEFAVANNLKILQPTNLKSEGFLEELKELNANVQVVVAFRMLPKAVWQMPALGTFNLHASLLPQYRGAAPINWAIINGETKTGVSTFFIDEKIDTGEMILQKEVEILPEDNLGDLHDKLMNTGAKLVTETLQLLKQDKISTTKQIDNNDLKEAPKLTKENTQIDWSRNAKDIKNHVRGLNPYPTAWTLIQNGNEELKVKVFEVEIEDMDHNEPLGRLVVENKTLKVSAKDAYIIFKEIQLPGKRKMEVKQLLNGFNFEEEAKVL, encoded by the coding sequence ATGAAAGATTTAAGAATAATTTTTATGGGTACTCCGGAGTTTGCGGTTTCAACCCTTAAGGAGATCATAGAACATAAATTTAACGTAGTTGGAGTTATTACCGCCCCAGACAGACCTGCGGGAAGAGGAAGAAAACTTCAAGAAAGTGCTGTAAAGGAGTTTGCTGTTGCCAACAACTTAAAAATATTGCAACCTACCAATTTAAAATCTGAAGGTTTTTTAGAAGAATTAAAAGAACTGAATGCAAATGTACAGGTAGTTGTAGCATTTAGAATGCTCCCAAAAGCAGTATGGCAGATGCCGGCACTTGGAACCTTTAACCTTCACGCCTCACTACTACCGCAATATCGCGGTGCAGCTCCAATTAATTGGGCTATTATTAATGGAGAGACCAAAACAGGTGTTTCCACCTTTTTTATAGATGAAAAGATAGATACAGGAGAGATGATCTTACAAAAGGAGGTTGAGATTTTGCCAGAAGATAATTTAGGAGATCTTCACGATAAATTGATGAACACAGGAGCTAAGCTCGTAACAGAGACATTACAACTATTGAAACAAGATAAGATTAGCACTACCAAACAAATTGATAATAACGATCTCAAGGAAGCTCCAAAACTCACTAAAGAGAACACTCAAATAGATTGGAGTAGAAATGCGAAAGATATCAAGAATCACGTAAGAGGACTAAACCCGTACCCAACTGCATGGACATTGATACAAAATGGAAATGAAGAGTTGAAGGTAAAAGTTTTTGAAGTTGAGATCGAAGATATGGATCACAATGAGCCTTTAGGAAGATTAGTAGTAGAGAATAAGACCTTAAAAGTGAGTGCTAAAGATGCATATATAATTTTTAAAGAAATTCAGTTACCCGGAAAACGAAAAATGGAAGTGAAGCAGCTTTTAAACGGATTTAATTTTGAAGAAGAGGCGAAAGTTCTGTGA
- a CDS encoding ATP-dependent DNA helicase RecQ: protein MQEARDILKKYWGHHTFRPLQEEIIEAAYKGDDIIALLPTGGGKSICFQIPSLLKEGICIIVSPLVALIEDQVKTLHQKGIKALAITGGISYSELDTLLDNCIYGNYKFLYLSPERLQQDLVQQRIKQMPVNLIAIDEAHCISQWGHDFRPAYLNVSVLRELHPETPVMALTASATKEVVEDIRKQLLLTSPKVYKKTLLRENIAFQVLRTEDKIYRLRTILNNKEESSIIYVRSRNATQEIAQELTHYGYTAKAFHGGLSSSEKSLRLNSWLQEKTKIMVATNAFGMGIDKANVRHVIHLNLPESIESYFQEAGRAGRDEKPATATIITNNSDIPHLKSQFLNNLPDLEFVLLVYKKLTSYFQIAFGEGLDTTHDFNFSEFCNRYQLNYLKAYNTLQLLDRISVLKLSQQFEKSAKLQFIISNKALFYYLEENPKFDPIVKSILRTYGGIFENKVAINLAAICSKAGTIEKEAIEVLQQLKKDGIAEFEHQQNDASITFLVPREDESSIYPYSKYIKSQSQNKKDKITALLNYVENDKICRSRQLLSYFGEKVTTNCGICSVCLTPEKKVKKETIKRIYEAIIKALEMQEKNSRELVASLPYPENGILKVLQLLLDKDIIVLNPNKTFKIKNT, encoded by the coding sequence TTGCAGGAAGCAAGAGACATATTAAAAAAATATTGGGGACATCACACTTTTAGACCGTTACAGGAAGAAATTATAGAAGCGGCCTATAAGGGGGATGATATTATTGCGCTTTTACCTACAGGTGGCGGCAAATCCATATGTTTCCAGATCCCATCATTATTAAAAGAAGGAATCTGCATTATTGTCTCCCCTTTAGTTGCATTAATAGAAGATCAGGTAAAAACACTCCATCAAAAAGGCATCAAAGCACTTGCTATAACTGGCGGTATCTCTTATTCTGAATTGGATACGCTTTTAGATAATTGCATCTACGGAAATTATAAATTCTTATATCTTTCTCCAGAACGCCTTCAGCAAGATCTCGTTCAACAGCGTATAAAACAGATGCCGGTTAATTTAATAGCTATAGATGAAGCCCATTGTATCTCCCAATGGGGCCATGATTTTAGACCTGCATATTTAAATGTTTCGGTTCTAAGGGAACTACATCCGGAAACGCCTGTAATGGCTTTAACAGCCTCTGCCACAAAAGAAGTGGTGGAAGATATTAGAAAACAATTACTTCTAACTTCTCCTAAGGTTTATAAAAAAACCCTTTTGAGAGAGAATATTGCATTTCAGGTATTGAGAACTGAAGATAAGATCTATAGGCTAAGAACTATCTTAAATAATAAAGAAGAATCTTCCATAATCTACGTAAGAAGTAGAAATGCTACTCAAGAGATCGCTCAAGAATTAACCCATTATGGTTACACTGCCAAGGCATTTCATGGTGGATTGTCTTCTTCTGAGAAATCTTTAAGATTAAACTCATGGCTACAGGAAAAAACCAAGATCATGGTAGCTACTAATGCCTTTGGGATGGGAATAGATAAAGCAAATGTTAGGCATGTAATCCATCTAAATCTTCCGGAAAGTATAGAGAGTTATTTTCAGGAAGCAGGAAGAGCAGGAAGAGATGAAAAACCCGCTACAGCTACAATTATCACAAATAATAGCGATATTCCTCATTTAAAAAGTCAGTTCTTAAATAATTTACCAGATCTTGAGTTTGTGTTATTGGTTTATAAGAAGCTTACCTCCTATTTTCAAATTGCGTTTGGAGAGGGTTTAGACACAACGCATGATTTTAATTTTTCAGAATTTTGCAATAGATATCAACTTAACTATCTCAAAGCTTATAATACCCTTCAGCTACTTGATAGAATTAGTGTATTAAAATTATCTCAACAATTTGAGAAGTCAGCAAAGCTTCAGTTTATAATTTCCAATAAAGCATTATTCTATTATCTTGAGGAAAATCCAAAGTTTGACCCAATAGTAAAATCAATTCTAAGAACATACGGAGGAATATTTGAAAATAAAGTTGCTATAAACCTGGCTGCAATTTGTTCTAAAGCTGGCACTATAGAGAAAGAAGCTATTGAAGTACTTCAGCAGTTAAAAAAAGATGGGATTGCAGAATTTGAACATCAACAAAATGATGCTTCCATTACATTTCTTGTTCCAAGAGAAGATGAAAGCAGCATTTACCCCTATTCTAAATATATAAAATCCCAAAGCCAGAATAAAAAAGATAAGATTACAGCGCTTTTAAATTATGTAGAAAATGATAAGATCTGTAGAAGCCGGCAGCTATTATCATATTTTGGTGAAAAGGTCACTACCAATTGTGGTATTTGCTCGGTATGCCTAACTCCGGAAAAAAAGGTTAAAAAAGAAACGATTAAACGGATATATGAGGCCATTATTAAAGCCTTAGAAATGCAGGAGAAAAATTCTCGAGAATTGGTAGCATCTTTACCCTATCCAGAAAATGGCATTTTAAAAGTTCTTCAACTATTATTAGATAAAGATATCATTGTTTTAAACCCCAATAAAACATTCAAAATAAAAAATACATGA
- a CDS encoding AAA family ATPase: MQNKRIVITGGPGTGKSSVIVDLETKGFSCLHEVSREITLEAQRQGIEQLFLDQPLLFSKKLLEARVNQHLQAKEISEEIIFIDRGIPDVVAYMDYFGTEYPKEFTKACEHHTYTKIFLMPPWQEIYKTDNERYESFEQAVLIHEFLKKAYINYGYDPIEVPKLSVDERSNFILSNLGK; encoded by the coding sequence GTGCAAAATAAAAGAATTGTAATTACCGGCGGTCCCGGTACCGGAAAATCATCAGTAATAGTAGATCTAGAAACTAAAGGCTTTTCATGCCTTCATGAAGTTTCTAGAGAGATTACGCTTGAAGCTCAAAGACAAGGAATTGAGCAATTATTTTTAGACCAACCGCTATTATTTAGCAAGAAATTATTAGAAGCCAGGGTAAATCAACATCTGCAGGCTAAAGAGATTTCAGAAGAAATAATCTTTATAGATCGCGGTATCCCAGATGTAGTAGCCTATATGGATTACTTTGGAACAGAATATCCTAAAGAATTTACGAAAGCCTGTGAGCATCATACCTACACTAAGATCTTCCTGATGCCACCTTGGCAAGAAATTTATAAAACTGACAATGAGCGCTATGAATCTTTTGAGCAAGCCGTTCTAATACATGAGTTTCTAAAAAAAGCTTATATTAACTACGGCTACGATCCTATTGAAGTTCCAAAACTCTCTGTAGATGAACGCAGTAACTTTATTTTAAGTAACCTGGGAAAATAA
- a CDS encoding DUF493 family protein, translating into MEPSKNPEDFYAKLKLQLQDTALWPTEYLYKFIVPTSASKVEQIHDIFDNLGAVITTKKSKTEKYTSVSVNVRMKDADAVIEKYKQVGSQVEGVISL; encoded by the coding sequence ATGGAACCCTCAAAGAATCCTGAAGATTTTTACGCAAAGTTAAAATTGCAATTGCAAGACACAGCGCTTTGGCCTACAGAATATCTATATAAGTTCATAGTGCCAACAAGTGCTTCTAAAGTAGAGCAGATACATGATATTTTTGATAACCTTGGAGCTGTAATTACCACGAAGAAATCCAAAACAGAAAAATATACCAGTGTCTCTGTAAATGTGAGAATGAAAGATGCAGATGCTGTGATAGAAAAATATAAACAAGTAGGTTCTCAGGTAGAAGGGGTAATATCTCTATAA
- a CDS encoding DUF4290 domain-containing protein — MTYELEYNSERSKLIIPEYGRHLQKMVEHAVAIEDETERNKVAKSIIAVMGNMQPHLRDVPDFQHKLWDQLFIISDFKLDVNSPYPKPSKELLEERPETMTYPQNFPKYRFYGNNIKRMIDKALQWEDGDLKEALIYAIANHMKKSYLNWNRETVDDEVIFDHLKELSGGKINLKNKEEDLSEAANLLRGNKKFKNTPKKSTRNNNPRGRKRH; from the coding sequence TTGACATACGAATTAGAATATAACTCTGAAAGGAGCAAGTTGATCATTCCAGAATATGGAAGGCATCTCCAAAAAATGGTGGAACACGCCGTTGCAATTGAAGATGAAACTGAACGTAATAAAGTTGCTAAATCTATTATTGCGGTAATGGGTAATATGCAGCCGCACCTTAGAGACGTTCCAGATTTCCAACATAAATTATGGGATCAGCTTTTTATAATAAGTGATTTCAAATTGGATGTAAATTCTCCATACCCGAAGCCTTCAAAAGAGCTTTTAGAGGAGAGACCGGAAACAATGACTTATCCTCAAAATTTCCCAAAATATCGTTTCTACGGAAATAATATTAAGAGAATGATAGATAAGGCGTTACAATGGGAAGATGGAGATCTTAAAGAGGCTTTGATCTATGCTATTGCTAACCATATGAAGAAATCTTACCTTAATTGGAATAGAGAAACGGTAGATGATGAAGTGATCTTTGATCATTTAAAGGAATTGAGCGGTGGCAAAATAAATCTTAAGAATAAAGAAGAAGATCTTAGTGAAGCAGCAAATCTATTGCGCGGTAATAAGAAATTCAAGAATACCCCTAAAAAGAGTACACGTAACAACAATCCACGCGGACGCAAGCGTCATTAA
- the murA gene encoding UDP-N-acetylglucosamine 1-carboxyvinyltransferase codes for MGTFQIEGGHALSGTIQPQGAKNEALQILCAVLLTPEKVIINNIPDIVDVNKLITLLKNLGVKVEKLKKGSYSFQSDAINFDYLESEAFKKDGSGLRGSIMIVGPLLGRFGKGYIPRPGGDKIGRRRLDTHFEGFVNLGAKFRYNKEERFYGVEAPDGLHGADMLLEEASVTGTANILMAAVWAKGKTTIYNAACEPYLQQLCKMLNSMGAKIEGVGSNLLHIEGVESFTGCEHTILPDMIEIGSYIGLAAMTKSEITIKNVGWEHLGIIPRTFEKLGITLERRGDDIFIPAHTNGYEIQSFIDGSIMNISDAPWPGFTPDLLSIMLVTATQARGSVLIHQKMFESRLFFVDKLIDMGAKIILCDPHRATVIGHDFQSQLRATTMTSPDIRAGVSLLIAALSAKGTSTIHNIEQIDRGYEDIDVRLRAIGAKITRID; via the coding sequence ATGGGAACTTTTCAAATTGAAGGGGGCCACGCCTTAAGCGGAACTATTCAGCCTCAAGGTGCCAAAAATGAAGCCCTACAAATTTTATGTGCCGTTTTATTAACACCAGAAAAGGTCATCATCAATAACATTCCAGATATTGTAGATGTGAATAAATTGATTACCCTTTTAAAGAATCTTGGTGTTAAAGTTGAAAAACTTAAAAAAGGCAGCTATTCTTTCCAAAGCGATGCTATCAATTTTGATTATTTAGAAAGTGAAGCTTTTAAGAAAGATGGGAGTGGATTAAGAGGATCTATTATGATCGTTGGTCCGCTATTGGGGAGATTTGGAAAAGGATATATTCCTCGTCCCGGTGGAGATAAAATAGGAAGAAGAAGACTAGATACCCATTTTGAAGGATTTGTTAATCTGGGTGCAAAATTTAGATATAATAAAGAAGAACGTTTTTATGGAGTGGAAGCTCCAGACGGACTTCATGGTGCAGATATGTTGTTGGAGGAAGCTTCTGTAACAGGAACTGCTAATATCCTAATGGCTGCAGTTTGGGCTAAGGGAAAGACAACAATTTACAACGCTGCTTGTGAGCCTTACTTACAACAACTATGTAAGATGTTGAATTCTATGGGAGCCAAGATTGAAGGTGTAGGTTCTAATCTTTTGCATATTGAAGGAGTAGAAAGTTTTACAGGTTGTGAGCATACTATTTTACCAGATATGATAGAAATTGGTTCTTATATAGGTCTAGCTGCTATGACAAAAAGTGAGATCACTATAAAGAACGTAGGTTGGGAACATTTAGGAATTATCCCTAGAACATTTGAGAAATTAGGAATTACCTTAGAGAGAAGGGGAGATGATATTTTTATTCCTGCGCATACCAATGGTTATGAGATCCAGAGTTTTATTGATGGTTCTATAATGAATATTAGCGATGCTCCATGGCCGGGATTTACTCCAGATCTTTTGAGTATTATGTTGGTAACAGCAACTCAAGCAAGAGGAAGTGTGCTAATACATCAAAAAATGTTTGAGAGCAGATTATTCTTTGTAGATAAATTAATAGATATGGGAGCTAAGATCATTTTGTGTGATCCACATAGAGCCACTGTTATCGGTCATGATTTTCAATCTCAGTTAAGAGCAACAACTATGACCTCTCCAGACATACGTGCGGGAGTGTCATTATTGATCGCTGCCCTTTCTGCAAAAGGAACTTCTACTATTCATAACATAGAGCAAATAGATAGAGGATACGAAGATATTGATGTAAGATTACGTGCTATAGGAGCAAAGATCACTAGAATAGATTAG
- a CDS encoding nicotinate-nucleotide adenylyltransferase — protein MPITIMGDREFENVPSIKSKALRINLNENIYGTFAEIGAGQETVRNFFRSGGASGTIAKAMSAYDKDFSDAIYGVEDDKRYVTENRLKKMLSHEINLIEERISREKHPNKLFFSYANTVATIDFAKQYKGHGWVGIRYQVDPNEAYNEISLHIRFHENDARLQQNTLGILGVNLIYGAYYKYDNPKKLLRYLYDHIDKDQIEIDTINFSGPRFEQVDNRLMSLQLVKNGMTEAVMFAPDGNNVLPAKILYKKNILALRGSYRPVTKVNMDMYKRSLELFIKERKVEEENTEVIFEITLSNLRAEGEIDERDFMDRAELLCSLGQTVMISNFQEYYKVVEYFSRYSKERMGLAMGVNNLVDIFDEKYYRHLSGGILEAFGKLFFKDLKVYLYPLKDPDTGELITSENLKVHPRMKELYKFFKYNGKVVDIENFNPDILQIFSREVLQMISEGKSGWENMLPERTTSMIKDQHLFGYQEAKIEEKAK, from the coding sequence ATGCCCATTACCATTATGGGGGACAGAGAATTTGAAAATGTTCCTTCAATTAAAAGTAAAGCATTACGCATCAATCTAAATGAGAATATTTACGGGACCTTTGCAGAAATTGGTGCAGGTCAGGAAACTGTAAGGAATTTCTTTAGGTCTGGTGGTGCTTCCGGTACCATAGCAAAGGCTATGAGCGCTTATGATAAAGACTTTAGTGATGCTATTTATGGTGTAGAGGATGATAAGCGCTATGTAACTGAAAATAGACTTAAAAAGATGCTTTCTCATGAGATCAATTTGATCGAAGAACGCATTAGCCGAGAGAAACATCCCAATAAATTATTTTTTAGTTACGCAAATACCGTAGCAACCATAGATTTTGCCAAGCAATATAAAGGTCATGGTTGGGTTGGAATTAGATATCAGGTAGATCCTAATGAAGCATATAACGAAATAAGTCTTCATATTCGTTTTCACGAAAATGATGCTCGTTTACAACAAAACACCTTAGGAATTCTTGGAGTAAACCTCATATACGGTGCTTATTATAAGTATGATAATCCTAAGAAATTATTGAGATATCTATATGATCATATAGATAAAGATCAAATAGAAATTGACACTATCAATTTCTCCGGACCTCGATTTGAGCAAGTAGATAACAGACTTATGAGTTTGCAACTTGTTAAAAATGGTATGACAGAAGCGGTTATGTTTGCCCCGGATGGAAATAACGTTTTGCCTGCTAAGATTCTTTACAAAAAGAATATCCTTGCATTAAGAGGAAGTTACAGACCTGTAACAAAGGTGAACATGGATATGTATAAACGTTCTTTAGAGTTATTCATTAAAGAGCGTAAGGTAGAAGAAGAAAATACTGAAGTTATCTTTGAAATTACGCTTTCAAATTTACGTGCTGAAGGAGAAATAGATGAACGAGACTTTATGGATAGAGCAGAATTATTATGCTCACTCGGCCAAACAGTAATGATCTCCAACTTTCAGGAGTATTATAAAGTAGTAGAATATTTCTCTAGATACTCTAAAGAGAGAATGGGTCTTGCCATGGGAGTTAATAATCTGGTAGATATATTTGATGAAAAATATTACCGTCACTTAAGTGGTGGAATTTTAGAAGCTTTTGGAAAGCTATTCTTTAAAGATCTTAAAGTTTATCTATATCCGCTAAAAGATCCAGATACTGGGGAGCTTATAACAAGTGAAAACCTTAAGGTACATCCTAGAATGAAGGAACTCTATAAATTCTTTAAATACAACGGAAAAGTTGTAGATATAGAAAACTTCAATCCGGATATTCTACAGATCTTCTCTAGAGAAGTATTGCAAATGATTTCTGAAGGAAAATCTGGCTGGGAAAATATGTTACCGGAAAGAACAACATCAATGATCAAGGATCAACATCTATTTGGATATCAAGAGGCCAAAATAGAAGAAAAAGCAAAATAG
- a CDS encoding MBL fold metallo-hydrolase, translating into MEIIFLGTGTSQGIPVIGSTHPVCLSTNSKDKRLRVSVMVKWEDYNILIDCGPDFRTQMLNHNIDHLDAILYTHEHNDHTAGLDDIRPYFFRQGDIPIYAHKRVLISLKKRFEYIFQTENKYPGAPSVAVNEITNSNFTFKDLTITPIDTMHNRLQVFGFKIEEFAYLTDVKTIEKEEIEKLKGVKVLVINALRKESHHSHFNLEDALEFINKVNPERAYLTHISHLMGFHDEVQAELPENVFLAYDNLKIKIKM; encoded by the coding sequence TTGGAAATCATATTTTTAGGAACAGGTACTTCACAGGGCATCCCTGTAATAGGAAGCACTCATCCTGTATGTTTAAGCACAAATTCTAAGGATAAGCGCTTGCGGGTTTCTGTGATGGTTAAATGGGAAGACTATAATATTTTAATAGATTGCGGGCCAGATTTCAGAACTCAAATGTTAAACCATAATATAGATCATTTAGATGCTATTCTCTATACTCATGAGCATAATGATCACACGGCAGGTCTGGATGATATTAGACCTTATTTTTTTAGACAGGGAGATATTCCTATATATGCGCATAAGCGAGTGCTTATATCATTAAAAAAGAGATTTGAATATATCTTTCAAACAGAAAATAAATATCCAGGAGCACCTAGTGTAGCGGTGAATGAGATAACCAATTCAAACTTTACTTTTAAAGATCTTACTATAACTCCTATAGATACTATGCATAACCGTTTGCAGGTATTTGGTTTCAAAATAGAAGAATTTGCATATCTCACAGATGTCAAAACCATCGAAAAGGAAGAAATAGAAAAATTAAAGGGAGTAAAAGTATTGGTAATAAATGCTTTAAGGAAAGAATCTCATCATTCACATTTTAATTTGGAAGATGCTCTAGAATTTATAAATAAAGTGAATCCAGAAAGGGCGTATCTCACTCATATAAGTCATTTAATGGGATTTCATGATGAAGTACAGGCAGAGTTGCCAGAGAATGTTTTTTTAGCTTATGATAATCTTAAAATTAAAATTAAAATGTAA
- a CDS encoding alpha/beta hydrolase — protein MTTKQLSLQHIIKAPIGQLEKAPVLFMFHGYGSDENDLFSFAGELPEELFIISVKAPYPLQPYGNAWYAINFDADQNKFSNNEQAIESRDKIANFIDEALEYYPIDAKNISLLGFSQGTILSYAVALSHPEKIKNLIALSGYVNYDIIADNFKQNDFSKLSVYASHGSQDQVIPIDWARKAPELLSELNIEHKYSEFPVGHSVAPQNFMELKEWLRTRL, from the coding sequence ATGACTACAAAACAACTTTCCTTACAACATATAATTAAAGCTCCAATCGGGCAGCTAGAAAAAGCTCCAGTCTTATTCATGTTTCATGGATATGGAAGTGATGAGAATGATCTATTTTCTTTTGCAGGTGAACTTCCCGAAGAACTATTCATTATTTCTGTAAAAGCACCTTACCCATTACAGCCATACGGGAATGCTTGGTATGCAATTAACTTCGATGCAGATCAGAATAAATTTAGCAACAATGAACAAGCCATTGAATCTAGAGATAAGATTGCAAATTTTATAGATGAAGCTTTAGAATATTATCCAATAGATGCGAAAAATATCTCCTTGTTAGGGTTTAGTCAGGGAACAATTCTTAGCTATGCTGTGGCCTTAAGTCATCCAGAGAAAATTAAGAATTTAATTGCCCTAAGTGGATATGTAAATTATGATATTATAGCAGATAATTTTAAACAAAATGATTTTTCAAAGTTATCTGTTTATGCTTCTCATGGAAGTCAAGACCAGGTAATTCCTATAGATTGGGCTAGGAAAGCTCCAGAACTACTTTCAGAATTAAATATTGAACATAAATATTCAGAATTTCCCGTAGGCCATAGTGTTGCTCCACAAAATTTTATGGAACTAAAAGAATGGCTGAGAACGCGTCTCTAA
- a CDS encoding DUF4870 domain-containing protein, with translation MNSPVANDGKTAAIVAYFTIVGTIIAYFINNDSKNPFASFHIRQALGIHLAFYLLGALVSIFDNWMITYSFWIFILVLGIYGLITAIQGEQRPIPLLGEHFQKWFSTIH, from the coding sequence ATGAACAGTCCTGTTGCAAATGATGGAAAAACCGCTGCAATTGTAGCTTATTTTACAATCGTAGGTACCATTATAGCCTATTTTATAAATAACGATTCGAAAAATCCATTTGCCAGTTTTCATATAAGACAAGCTTTAGGAATACATCTAGCTTTCTATCTATTAGGAGCGCTGGTAAGCATATTTGATAACTGGATGATCACCTATTCTTTTTGGATCTTTATACTAGTTTTAGGAATTTATGGTTTAATAACCGCTATCCAAGGAGAGCAAAGACCAATTCCGCTCTTAGGCGAACATTTTCAAAAATGGTTTAGTACAATACATTGA
- a CDS encoding dihydroorotase: MKLLIRSAIIIDGTSEFHKKKVDILIINGIIEKIGNSIKAENIDKEINLKDLHVSKGWFDSSVSFGEPGFEERETIENGIRTAALSGYTEICLNGNTDPVLDNNSSITSVLSKAKDLAVRIYPIGALTRRSQGVDLAEMYDMYQAGAVSFSDYKSAVMHPNLLKLALLYAQNFDGLVQSYPQDNDIAGHGLVNEENNSTKLGLRGIPAFAEELQISRDLTILEYTGGKLHIPTISAEKSVKLIKEAKKRGLNVSCSVAIHNLIFTDDVLAEFPTTAKVLPPLRTKKDIKALLKGLKEGTIDMVTSDHAPIDIEHKKVEFENALNGTLGLESSFGALNSILPLEETIDLLTKGRGRFHISEPQIKEGASANLSLFNPLVSFQFQESDIFSTSKNSLFLQRNLKGKSYGIVHRDRIVLVD; the protein is encoded by the coding sequence ATGAAGCTACTAATTAGATCTGCTATCATTATAGATGGTACCTCAGAATTTCATAAAAAGAAAGTAGATATTTTAATCATTAATGGTATTATTGAAAAAATTGGAAATTCTATAAAAGCTGAAAATATTGATAAAGAGATCAACTTAAAAGATCTTCATGTATCTAAAGGATGGTTTGATAGCAGCGTAAGTTTTGGAGAACCGGGCTTTGAAGAAAGAGAAACAATAGAAAACGGAATAAGAACCGCAGCCCTTAGTGGTTATACAGAAATTTGTTTAAATGGGAATACAGACCCTGTTCTAGATAATAATAGTTCCATAACTTCTGTGCTATCAAAAGCCAAAGATCTGGCGGTAAGAATCTATCCAATTGGTGCATTAACAAGAAGATCTCAAGGGGTGGATCTAGCAGAAATGTATGATATGTATCAGGCCGGAGCTGTATCTTTCAGTGATTATAAGAGTGCGGTAATGCATCCCAACTTACTTAAGCTTGCCTTACTTTACGCTCAGAATTTTGATGGTTTAGTACAATCTTATCCTCAAGATAATGACATTGCTGGACATGGACTGGTTAATGAAGAAAATAATAGTACCAAGTTAGGATTAAGAGGTATACCTGCATTTGCTGAAGAATTGCAAATATCTAGAGATCTTACCATACTAGAATATACAGGTGGTAAATTACATATTCCTACGATCTCTGCTGAAAAATCTGTAAAGCTTATAAAAGAGGCCAAAAAAAGAGGGCTTAATGTAAGTTGTAGTGTTGCTATCCATAATCTTATTTTTACAGATGATGTTTTAGCAGAATTTCCAACGACTGCCAAAGTGCTTCCTCCACTTAGAACTAAAAAAGATATTAAAGCCTTGCTAAAGGGGCTTAAAGAAGGAACTATAGACATGGTTACTTCAGACCATGCACCAATAGACATTGAGCATAAAAAAGTAGAATTTGAGAATGCCTTGAATGGAACTCTAGGTTTGGAATCTTCTTTTGGCGCACTAAATTCTATATTACCGTTAGAAGAAACTATAGATCTACTCACTAAAGGAAGAGGTAGATTCCATATTTCTGAACCTCAAATTAAAGAAGGCGCTTCAGCCAATTTAAGTTTGTTCAATCCGCTAGTGTCATTTCAGTTTCAGGAATCTGATATTTTTTCTACTTCTAAGAATAGTTTATTTCTACAAAGAAATTTAAAGGGTAAGTCTTACGGTATTGTGCATAGAGATAGGATAGTACTGGTAGATTAA